From one Polynucleobacter sp. UK-FUSCHL-C3 genomic stretch:
- a CDS encoding cupin domain-containing protein: MNLHADFKERIVLNHHALPWQMSPEPGVERKMLDRIGDEVAKATSIVRYAAGAKFASHTHDLGEEILVLDGVFSDETGDYPAGTYLMNPPGSSHAPFSKEGCTLFVKLRHLGSEQTEREIVNTHTAQWLQGLVPGLTVMPLMRQGTGSTLVRWAPQTYFNPHRHHGGEEIFVVDGVFEDEHGRYEAGSWIRSPHMSMHKPFSKEGCTIFVKTGHLL, encoded by the coding sequence ATGAACCTCCACGCGGACTTCAAAGAACGTATCGTCCTTAATCATCATGCGCTGCCATGGCAGATGAGCCCAGAGCCCGGCGTAGAGCGCAAAATGCTCGACCGAATAGGAGACGAGGTAGCGAAAGCAACGAGCATTGTGCGTTACGCAGCAGGCGCAAAGTTTGCTTCGCATACCCACGATCTTGGCGAAGAAATATTGGTCCTTGATGGTGTCTTCAGTGATGAGACCGGCGACTACCCAGCAGGAACATACCTCATGAACCCGCCAGGCTCGTCACACGCTCCATTTAGCAAAGAGGGCTGCACACTCTTTGTCAAACTTCGTCATTTGGGATCTGAGCAAACCGAACGCGAGATTGTGAATACCCACACAGCGCAATGGTTGCAAGGACTCGTACCGGGGCTGACGGTGATGCCTCTCATGCGCCAAGGAACAGGATCGACGCTAGTACGCTGGGCACCGCAGACCTATTTCAACCCTCACCGCCACCATGGGGGTGAAGAGATCTTCGTGGTTGATGGAGTCTTTGAGGACGAACATGGTCGCTACGAAGCCGGCTCATGGATTAGAAGCCCCCATATGAGCATGCACAAGCCATTTAGCAAAGAGGGCTGCACCATCTTTGTAAAGACCGGGCATTTACTCTAG
- a CDS encoding WYL domain-containing protein, whose amino-acid sequence MGDMERLHRIKYMIQSRGCVPIDDFLHTLEISKATFKRDLEYLRDRMNASIVHDRSMGGYRFDKPNHGAKIELPGLWFSEKEATALVLMQHLLANLDTDGLLSPHISPLMDIVDGLLGQSKVSAKELRKRIKVFGMSARKKNLENFEEVGVSLLKRQRLHLKYYAKGKNETTEREVSPQRIIFYRDNWYLDAYCHLRKGLRSFAMDGILSAHLLTDKADEIPEKQLHENFAESYGIFSGKATQRAKLRFTPEKARWVSAETWHGQQVASFDKDGSYLLEFDYNQDPELVMEIMKHGDGVEVVGPASLKTKVRAELEKALKNYAS is encoded by the coding sequence ATGGGCGATATGGAGCGCTTGCATCGCATCAAATACATGATTCAGAGTCGGGGTTGCGTTCCCATTGATGACTTCTTACATACCTTAGAGATCTCCAAAGCCACGTTTAAGCGAGATCTCGAGTACCTACGCGATCGTATGAATGCTTCAATCGTGCATGACCGCTCCATGGGTGGTTATCGTTTTGATAAGCCTAATCACGGTGCCAAGATTGAGTTACCAGGCTTATGGTTCTCGGAGAAAGAGGCCACTGCCCTCGTTCTCATGCAGCACTTACTCGCCAATCTTGATACCGATGGCCTTTTAAGTCCGCACATCTCACCGCTGATGGATATCGTCGATGGTCTTTTGGGTCAATCCAAGGTGTCCGCTAAAGAATTACGCAAGCGCATTAAGGTATTTGGCATGTCAGCGCGTAAGAAGAACTTAGAAAACTTTGAGGAAGTTGGGGTCTCTTTACTAAAGCGCCAACGTCTTCATCTGAAGTATTACGCTAAGGGCAAAAATGAGACCACTGAGCGCGAGGTCTCTCCCCAGCGCATTATTTTCTATCGCGATAACTGGTACTTAGATGCCTATTGCCATTTACGTAAGGGCCTACGCAGCTTTGCAATGGATGGCATCCTATCGGCTCACCTGCTAACTGATAAGGCTGATGAAATCCCTGAGAAGCAACTTCATGAGAACTTTGCTGAGAGCTATGGCATCTTTTCTGGTAAAGCAACACAGCGCGCCAAATTACGCTTTACTCCTGAGAAAGCACGCTGGGTCTCCGCAGAGACTTGGCACGGCCAGCAAGTTGCTAGTTTTGATAAAGATGGTAGCTACCTCTTGGAGTTTGATTACAACCAAGATCCGGAGTTGGTCATGGAGATCATGAAGCATGGCGATGGGGTTGAAGTAGTTGGCCCTGCTAGTCTTAAGACAAAAGTGAGAGCTGAATTAGAAAAGGCCCTGAAGAACTATGCATCGTAG
- a CDS encoding TlpA disulfide reductase family protein encodes MTHVHYLIRKILLSFLLIPGLVSAMTIGQTVELGKLETFAGTNYSLPANNSKNTLVMIWASWCPFCQRQNVYLEKFVKQVPPNSINVITISIDKNPKLAKDYMSKHGYTFPAAMMTPELNQSLGKVKGIPILLILDKNNKIIHKEMGEMFEEDFADLKRFAK; translated from the coding sequence ATGACCCACGTTCATTACCTGATACGTAAGATCCTTCTATCTTTCCTGCTCATCCCGGGGTTGGTGAGTGCCATGACCATTGGTCAGACTGTGGAGCTTGGCAAGCTTGAGACCTTCGCAGGTACCAACTACTCATTGCCTGCGAATAACAGTAAAAATACCTTGGTAATGATCTGGGCCTCCTGGTGCCCCTTTTGCCAACGCCAAAATGTCTATCTCGAGAAGTTCGTCAAGCAAGTACCACCGAACAGTATCAACGTCATCACTATCTCGATTGATAAGAACCCAAAGTTAGCCAAAGACTATATGAGTAAGCACGGCTATACATTCCCAGCAGCGATGATGACCCCCGAGCTCAACCAATCGCTCGGTAAAGTAAAAGGTATTCCTATCCTCCTTATTCTGGATAAGAACAACAAGATCATCCATAAAGAGATGGGGGAGATGTTTGAGGAAGACTTTGCTGACCTAAAACGCTTTGCTAAGTAA
- a CDS encoding 3-keto-5-aminohexanoate cleavage protein, which yields MNKTILTCAVTGNLTKPEMTPYLPITPKQIADSCLGAADAGAAVVHIHVRYPETGKPSMELDHYAEVLHLIKAQNKELIINLTTGPGGRYVPTEGDPKVFAPGTTLCDPLKRVEHVAALKPEICSLDLNTMNSGADVVMNTPSNVRKMAKVIREAGVMPELEIFDSGDLNLAKDLIADGTVDGPGLYTFVMGVKYGLNTDPATLLYMRDQLPSGAIWAAFGISRAEFPIVAQAWLLGGHIRVGMEDNIYLEKGVLCESNAQLVSRAKRIIGDLGGQLASSNEARQMLGL from the coding sequence ATGAACAAAACAATCCTAACTTGCGCAGTAACAGGTAATCTCACCAAACCTGAGATGACCCCGTATCTGCCCATTACCCCAAAGCAGATTGCAGACTCCTGCCTAGGGGCTGCTGATGCCGGAGCCGCAGTAGTGCATATTCATGTGCGTTACCCCGAGACCGGCAAGCCATCGATGGAGTTGGATCACTATGCTGAAGTCCTGCATCTCATTAAGGCGCAGAACAAAGAACTCATCATTAATCTCACCACCGGTCCTGGTGGACGCTATGTGCCCACCGAAGGTGACCCCAAAGTCTTTGCACCCGGCACAACCTTATGCGACCCCCTCAAACGAGTCGAGCATGTCGCAGCACTAAAACCAGAAATTTGTTCATTGGATCTCAACACCATGAACTCGGGTGCCGATGTGGTGATGAACACCCCCAGTAACGTCCGCAAGATGGCAAAGGTTATTCGTGAGGCAGGGGTGATGCCAGAGCTTGAGATCTTTGATAGCGGGGACCTAAATCTTGCCAAAGATCTGATTGCAGACGGCACAGTAGACGGTCCTGGACTCTACACCTTTGTCATGGGCGTGAAGTACGGCCTTAATACCGACCCAGCTACCTTACTTTATATGCGCGATCAACTTCCCAGCGGGGCGATCTGGGCCGCCTTTGGTATCAGTCGAGCTGAGTTCCCCATCGTAGCCCAAGCATGGCTCTTGGGCGGTCATATCCGTGTCGGCATGGAAGACAACATCTATCTGGAGAAGGGTGTGCTCTGCGAGAGCAATGCCCAACTCGTTAGCAGAGCCAAGCGGATCATTGGCGACCTTGGAGGACAGTTAGCCAGTTCTAACGAAGCCCGACAGATGCTAGGACTATAG